In the Bacillota bacterium genome, one interval contains:
- a CDS encoding methyltransferase domain-containing protein has translation MSLYRGGASSAATDLAGLGAGSFDAVLLMGPLYHLLKEEDRRRAAAEARRVLRPGGLLLASFISRYAPLRDVAKFEPDWIVEHQADAEAVLARGVLVAPTGFTDAYFAHPTEVLPFMKECGYEALDLVACEGVISMIEEKVNGLTGAAWEAWVDLNHRLGKDPSVHGGAEHLLYVGRRT, from the coding sequence ATTTCCCTTTACCGCGGCGGGGCCTCTTCCGCCGCCACCGACCTCGCCGGTCTGGGAGCTGGCTCATTCGACGCTGTCCTGCTGATGGGACCCCTCTACCACCTTCTGAAGGAGGAGGACCGGCGGCGGGCGGCCGCCGAGGCCAGGCGCGTGCTGAGGCCCGGGGGTCTCCTTCTTGCCTCTTTCATCAGCCGCTACGCCCCCCTCAGGGACGTGGCCAAGTTCGAGCCCGACTGGATCGTCGAGCACCAGGCCGATGCCGAGGCCGTGTTGGCCAGAGGGGTGCTGGTCGCCCCGACCGGCTTCACCGACGCCTACTTCGCCCATCCGACCGAGGTCTTGCCGTTCATGAAGGAGTGCGGGTACGAGGCCCTTGACCTGGTCGCCTGCGAGGGCGTGATCAGCATGATCGAGGAGAAGGTCAACGGGTTGACCGGCGCGGCCTGGGAGGCCTGGGTCGACCTCAACCACCGCCTGGGCAAGGACCCATCGGTCCATGGCGGGGCGGAGCATCTGCTCTACGTCGGACGCAGGACATGA
- a CDS encoding flavodoxin family protein produces MKVVGISGSLRKEGNTEYLVRFALDQLKEQGFETELISLRGKTVQPCDGCYGCVKANRCVIEGDDFEPIADKMYEADGIILGSPVYYSSVVPQLMALLDRVGFSSRWSGKFMSGKVGGPITVARRTGHNLAFAQLLMWFYINDMIVPGSSYWSMSVAGTRGARDADKDQEGLDTIKHFCENMAHVMKKLHA; encoded by the coding sequence ATGAAAGTCGTCGGCATCAGCGGCAGCTTGCGGAAGGAAGGCAACACTGAGTACCTGGTCCGTTTCGCTCTTGACCAGTTGAAGGAGCAGGGCTTCGAGACCGAGTTGATCAGTCTACGGGGCAAGACCGTCCAGCCCTGTGACGGCTGCTACGGCTGCGTCAAGGCCAACCGGTGCGTCATCGAGGGCGACGACTTCGAGCCCATCGCCGACAAGATGTATGAGGCCGACGGGATCATCCTGGGCTCGCCGGTCTACTACAGCTCGGTCGTCCCGCAGTTGATGGCCCTTTTGGACCGGGTCGGTTTCTCCTCGCGCTGGTCGGGCAAGTTCATGTCCGGGAAGGTCGGCGGCCCGATCACGGTCGCCCGCCGGACCGGTCATAACCTGGCCTTCGCCCAACTCCTCATGTGGTTTTACATCAACGACATGATCGTCCCCGGCTCAAGCTACTGGAGCATGTCGGTGGCCGGTACCCGCGGGGCCCGGGACGCCGACAAGGACCAGGAAGGGCTGGACACGATCAAGCACTTCTGCGAGAACATGGCCCACGTGATGAAGAAGCTCCACGCCTGA
- a CDS encoding TetR/AcrR family transcriptional regulator: MPHRRSPADDQVPETVPETDTCPEETEVDPGPTGAHLVTPPKTKRGAITYDRILHAAEEVFGEKGYYDASVFEITSRAGIGQGTFYLYFKSKKAVFRQLIIHLHQTVRRDLQMVAGRHQDRREAERAGVRAFHRFILRHDKLYRLIRDAEYVDHDLYRWYYSSFARAYADRLKPAMAEGSVRDLDPEALAYCLMGISVFTGERWPVWEGREPPKKAMETILEFILHGLDSRRGPNEGSGPNEGKGES, encoded by the coding sequence ATGCCCCACCGACGCTCGCCCGCCGACGACCAGGTCCCCGAGACGGTTCCCGAGACCGACACCTGCCCGGAGGAGACCGAGGTCGATCCGGGGCCGACCGGGGCCCATCTGGTCACCCCGCCCAAGACCAAGCGCGGGGCCATCACCTACGACCGCATCCTGCATGCCGCCGAGGAGGTCTTCGGCGAGAAGGGCTACTACGACGCCTCAGTCTTCGAGATAACCAGCCGGGCCGGCATCGGCCAGGGCACGTTCTACCTCTACTTCAAGTCCAAGAAGGCGGTCTTCCGGCAGCTCATCATCCACCTCCATCAGACGGTCAGGCGGGATCTGCAGATGGTGGCCGGGCGTCATCAGGACCGGCGTGAGGCAGAAAGGGCGGGCGTCCGGGCCTTCCATCGCTTCATCCTCCGGCACGACAAGCTCTACCGGTTGATCCGCGACGCTGAATACGTCGACCACGACCTCTACCGCTGGTACTACAGTTCCTTCGCCCGGGCCTACGCCGACCGGTTGAAGCCGGCCATGGCCGAGGGCTCGGTTCGGGATCTGGACCCGGAAGCTCTGGCCTACTGTCTGATGGGCATCTCCGTCTTTACCGGCGAGCGCTGGCCGGTCTGGGAAGGGCGTGAACCGCCCAAGAAAGCCATGGAGACCATCCTGGAATTCATCCTCCATGGCCTGGACAGCCGGCGCGGACCCAACGAGGGAAGCGGACCCAACGAGGGAAAGGGGGAGTCCTAG
- a CDS encoding ABC transporter substrate-binding protein yields the protein MSKKLGMLLLCLVLAVTSALTLAGCAPKGAIKLGALAPLSGPSAATGQEMKNAFLMAQEEVNAAGGILGRKVEILVEDSKDATAAVASFEKLITKDNVPVVMGEVSSTVVKALAEPAKKYQQQYAPIMALTGAAARAVEQAFGDADWFFHYHPWEYMNVDTLKNFLVAAKVPNIVVAHEDGLFGTSNVDMLKEALKDTGIKILGFEPFKSGSPDLSALLTKIKGYKPDTLVWIGYPADAIPMVTQSKEAGFNPNLIVAYTPGWPKDFGKVKEAEYMAGLVVWSPDAAPTPEAKKFNDAYKAKFGSAPNSYWAPLAYTNAMTVMDAIKTAGKLDQAQIKKALAATKYASPLGMELSFKPSRVAKYQGFTNLIIVQWRGGKQEIVFPDKLATTQLTYPVPNWKDRK from the coding sequence GTGTCCAAGAAGCTCGGGATGCTCTTACTGTGCCTGGTCCTGGCGGTCACCAGCGCGCTGACCTTGGCCGGTTGCGCTCCGAAGGGGGCCATCAAGCTCGGGGCCCTGGCTCCCCTGTCCGGTCCTTCGGCGGCCACCGGGCAAGAGATGAAGAATGCCTTCCTCATGGCTCAAGAAGAGGTCAACGCGGCTGGAGGCATCCTTGGACGAAAGGTCGAAATCCTCGTCGAGGACTCCAAGGACGCGACCGCCGCGGTGGCCAGCTTCGAGAAGCTGATCACCAAGGACAACGTGCCGGTGGTCATGGGTGAGGTCTCCAGCACCGTCGTCAAGGCCCTGGCCGAGCCGGCCAAGAAGTATCAGCAGCAATACGCCCCGATCATGGCCCTGACGGGGGCCGCCGCCCGTGCGGTCGAGCAGGCCTTCGGCGACGCCGATTGGTTCTTCCACTACCACCCGTGGGAATACATGAACGTCGACACGCTGAAGAACTTCCTCGTCGCGGCCAAGGTCCCGAACATCGTCGTGGCCCATGAGGACGGCCTCTTCGGGACCAGCAACGTCGATATGCTCAAGGAGGCCCTCAAGGATACCGGGATCAAGATCCTCGGCTTCGAGCCGTTCAAGTCGGGCAGCCCGGACCTCTCGGCCCTCCTCACCAAGATCAAGGGCTACAAGCCTGACACCTTGGTCTGGATCGGCTACCCGGCCGACGCCATCCCGATGGTCACTCAGTCCAAGGAAGCCGGCTTCAACCCGAACTTGATCGTCGCCTACACCCCGGGCTGGCCGAAGGACTTCGGCAAGGTCAAGGAAGCCGAGTACATGGCCGGCCTGGTGGTCTGGAGTCCGGACGCCGCACCGACGCCGGAGGCCAAGAAGTTCAACGACGCCTACAAGGCCAAGTTCGGCTCAGCCCCCAATAGCTACTGGGCTCCATTGGCCTACACCAACGCGATGACCGTGATGGACGCCATCAAGACCGCCGGCAAGCTCGACCAGGCGCAGATCAAGAAAGCCCTGGCGGCCACCAAATACGCCTCGCCCCTGGGGATGGAACTGAGCTTCAAGCCCAGCCGGGTCGCCAAGTATCAGGGCTTCACGAACCTGATCATCGTCCAGTGGCGCGGCGGCAAGCAGGAGATCGTCTTCCCCGACAAGCTGGCCACGACCCAGCTGACCTATCCCGTGCCCAACTGGAAGGACCGGAAATAG
- a CDS encoding AMP-binding protein, producing the protein MSDWRWTLDLLERKAGVYPDREVVWYEPAGRWYTYGELNSRARRLANALTAGLGLKKGDRVAVLARNIIEYFDFFFATQKTGLVLVPLNLRLSPDELTFMIKLTGPKVLAYEADFAALAAQLAMSPGVEAAIRIGRGTDTVDAAGAIDYQELLAKARDAVPDASPIDLADPHLLLFTGGTTGLPKAAILSHRAFYFNMVSEAVCWGLGPNSTAPNMLPFFHTGGWNLLTLPLIFAGGRLLLDRGFDPQEILDWIPKHRITMLFGAATMYHMMEQLPSFAKTDLSSLECVMSGAAACPRPVMEPFWDRGTVFVQGMGITEGGPNNLFMPWKRLSWETMKAKWRSVGIPFMYCQAKVVDEEGHQTKPDELGELLLSGPVVFSGYWQNEKATADTLIDGWVHTGDIAAVDADGFFYIMDRKKDMFISGGENVFPVEVEAVLSTHPKVSEVAVIGVPDDKWGEVGKAFIVPRPGHNPTPEELAQFLQGKIARYKIPKHYTLTDSLPKSGVGKILKRVLRESKSA; encoded by the coding sequence GTGAGCGACTGGAGATGGACCCTTGACCTCCTGGAGCGAAAGGCCGGGGTCTACCCCGACCGGGAGGTGGTCTGGTACGAACCCGCTGGGCGCTGGTACACCTATGGCGAACTGAACTCGAGAGCACGGAGGCTGGCCAACGCGCTCACCGCCGGGTTGGGCCTGAAGAAGGGCGACCGGGTGGCCGTCCTGGCCCGGAACATCATCGAGTACTTCGATTTCTTCTTCGCCACCCAGAAGACCGGGCTCGTCCTCGTGCCCCTCAACCTGCGCCTGTCCCCGGACGAGTTGACCTTCATGATCAAGCTCACCGGGCCGAAGGTCTTGGCCTACGAGGCGGACTTCGCCGCCCTGGCCGCCCAGTTGGCCATGTCACCGGGGGTCGAAGCGGCCATCCGCATCGGCCGGGGGACCGACACGGTCGACGCGGCCGGGGCCATCGACTACCAGGAGCTGCTGGCCAAGGCCCGCGACGCGGTGCCGGACGCCTCCCCCATCGACCTCGCCGACCCGCACCTGCTCCTGTTCACCGGAGGGACGACCGGACTCCCCAAGGCGGCCATCCTATCCCACCGGGCCTTCTACTTCAACATGGTCAGCGAGGCCGTCTGCTGGGGCCTCGGACCGAACTCGACCGCCCCCAACATGCTGCCGTTCTTCCACACCGGCGGCTGGAACCTCCTGACCCTACCGCTCATCTTCGCCGGCGGACGGTTGCTCCTCGACCGCGGCTTCGACCCGCAAGAGATCCTCGATTGGATCCCCAAGCACAGGATCACGATGCTCTTCGGGGCGGCCACCATGTACCACATGATGGAGCAGCTCCCCAGCTTCGCCAAGACGGACCTCTCCTCGCTCGAGTGCGTGATGTCCGGGGCGGCCGCCTGTCCCCGGCCGGTGATGGAGCCCTTCTGGGACCGGGGGACGGTCTTCGTCCAGGGCATGGGGATCACCGAGGGCGGCCCGAACAACCTCTTCATGCCGTGGAAGCGGCTCTCCTGGGAGACGATGAAGGCCAAGTGGCGGTCGGTCGGCATCCCCTTCATGTATTGCCAGGCCAAGGTGGTCGACGAAGAGGGCCACCAAACCAAGCCCGACGAGCTCGGCGAGCTCCTCCTGTCCGGGCCGGTAGTCTTCTCCGGCTACTGGCAGAACGAGAAAGCCACCGCCGACACGCTCATCGACGGGTGGGTCCACACCGGCGACATCGCCGCGGTCGACGCGGACGGTTTCTTCTACATCATGGACCGCAAGAAAGACATGTTCATCTCGGGCGGTGAGAACGTCTTCCCGGTCGAAGTCGAGGCGGTGTTATCTACTCATCCGAAGGTTTCCGAAGTCGCGGTCATCGGCGTCCCTGATGATAAATGGGGGGAGGTAGGCAAGGCTTTCATCGTGCCCCGGCCGGGCCACAACCCGACGCCCGAAGAACTGGCTCAATTCCTCCAAGGCAAGATCGCCCGCTACAAAATACCCAAGCACTACACACTCACTGACAGTCTGCCAAAGAGCGGGGTCGGTAAGATCCTCAAACGGGTCCTGCGGGAATCCAAGTCGGCCTGA